One Cucumis melo cultivar AY chromosome 8, USDA_Cmelo_AY_1.0, whole genome shotgun sequence genomic window, GATACAACCGTCCCTTTCTACTTAGAATTAATATCAAATTCACTCCTTCAAACCTTTATTCCTTAATTCTTTCCATACCTTATAAACAGCTCCAAATCCACCCTGTCCAAGCTTGTTTTCACTTGAGAAATCATTTGTCGCAATTTTAATggtttcaaaatcaaattgaatTGTCTCCACACTGCTAATTTCGTCAGTGGTGTCCCCAATAACAACTCCTGAGTGTAGATAAGAACATGAGTCAATAAATTAAAGAAGTCAACGACCAATGTAAAACTTCCCATCTAAGAAAACAGAGTATTCATATTCATAAACCACTCACCTTCAAATTTATCTGTTGATTTTCTGTTCTTTCGTTTTCTCAACCTCAAAATGATGAAAATTGCAACAACGAGAATGATGACAGAAACAATGGacacaacaataataattacaGTTCTAGCCGTAATCCCTACAAAAAGAAATCTAAATCAGAGGCCTTGTAAGCGCTTATTATCTAAATTCAGGAAGaacctacaaaaaggaaaagtaCCTGGCTTTGGAGGCAGAGGCGGCGGAGGAGGTGGCGATGACATAGGTGGGGAAGTAGCGCCGCCGCCACCAGCAGTGGGAGGCAGCGACTGAATGTCGTAGAAAATATCATTAGTCTCATATCTCAAAAAACAGTTGGTCGAAAATATCCTCGTTCCCGTACTTCCATTCGGAACATTTTCAGCAGCCTTCATAAGACAATTATTGCAATCCATAGAGGACAAATCGGGAGTACATTGAACAAACCCAAATATGTTATCCAAATTGGTAGCTTCAATTTCACCCACTGCATATTTGTGTCTAGAATCCCCAGACGCAGCTTCATTTCTCAGTCTTTGCAACAAAGTTCTAAGTGATCGAGTGTAAACATCTATATCTGACGTAGTCCGACCGGAAACAAAAGTTGGCCCAAGAACTCGGTCGACCCAAACGCCAAATATTGATCTGTTTGAGTAACGAACCATGCAAACGGTGTACCATCCGATAGCTTCTTTCTGGTTGGGGCAATCCTCTAGAATTCTTCGAGTTGAATTTCGGATACAGCTCCGGCATTCTTCCACCGTTAGATCGGCCAGGCAAAGGGCGATGGCGTTAACTCTGTCGGGTTGCTGTCCTTCTGAGAAATTGTAAAAGCCGTAATCAATATCGGTGTTGGAGGCGATGGAGGAAAGGAGGGTGTCGAGATTTTGCTTGTAAATGCTGTTGGTGGTGTAGTTGCCGCTGTTTGAACATGACCGGGCTACTATTTCTCTTTGAGAAATGGTGGTTGCAACCATGAATACGAGAATGAAGCAAAGGAAGAGAAAATTTTTTGGAGTTCCCATCTCCGTTTTTCTGCTTTCTTTGGCTGTGTAAACAAagttcagtttttttttttctttcagaGAAACTTAGGTGTTAGACAGGAACTAAAAACCTTCCATTGACGTGTTTCAATGGTTTGAATTGCGAGATGGGAGAGAAGAAATAATAAAGTTTGGTAGATATGGTGATAGGCATTAGGCAAGGAGGAGGAAGGCAGTGCCCCCTCGCTGGTCATTTCTCGAAAGCCGCCCCTTTTTTTGTCAACTTGCGTACTCATACATATTATTTGTGTCTCTGTGGTtttgattattattttatttttaacatctattgttttaaaaatttaactCTATAACTActctttctttttatattttcaaaaatcaagttaaattttaaattttaaaagtacttttaaattaaaatttttctttttttcctcaaatttgtttaataattcaattcttttcttttaatcaattttaaagtaaatattttccctttatttttacattaattaaattaattttgtattcaatatttcatctttttgtttgtcaatttttaaaattctcaccaaatttatatcttttttttccGAGCAATTATGAAAGTCTTGGACCATAATTTATCTTGTCACAAAAGTTGGATCAATTCATAAATTTCCTACTTCAACAATTAGCGTGATAAATTGTCAGTGCAATTCATCAAACCATCCTCTCCTTCACCATGCTTGGTCCAAGTTAACCTTCAAAAGAACTCACATTGATGAATTGTTTTCCCCCCTTCAATGGTGAAATGACACCATGTGTAGAGTTCATGATTCGACATAGCTCTAATTAGGATATTTGCAATACTAATTCTCATTAGTAAGCTTCATATTGGGGTTACATAATATATAGTATTTATAAAGAACGGGTAGCCCATAGTTTAGCGAAAAGTACCTTTACCACTTGGTACGGATGGAACGAGTAATTGTGAGGGAAAGGGAAGCTGATTGatcaagaaaattcaaaatgagTGGGTAAGGAAGATTATTGTACAAAAGCGAAGGGGGACTTGCCCACATCAATAAAGTCAGCTGAATGGGTTTGGCAGGCTTGTCAAATTGCGTAGTGAAAAGGAAATATGTGGAAGATGACGACACTAAAGATATTCCGAGTTTGACGGACTTCTCCTCCCACGCCTTACTCTTTTGACCATTTGCCCTTTAAACAAATCATTATTCATTGACTCCCGTCGGTTTCTTTGGATAGAAGGTTACATATAATTCAAAGAAGTTAAAACCAAAGTTTGTCAAAGTCTATGGACAATGTTATTATACATAACTCACGTTACAAATATTagtctatttaatttttttttgttatatttataatttttttaaaatactaccgtatatacattataattataattatctaataaaactaaattttaaaaacaaatgaaaaagatGGGTGTGGCGAGAACAGAATTTCTAATggattattttctaaaaataaaggGGAGAAGAAGACTAGAAGAGAAGTCAAGGTCAgataatcaaaattttcaaaggCATACAAATCAAATTTAAGATTATCAAGCAAactattatgttgatgatgaaaattttatgtatttttttaatgtatttttttttattttttttctccttcaAAAATCTGTAAACAACATGAGACTATGACCATCCCTCTTAAAGGTTTAAGAAACGTGTAAGGGCTTGAAAATAGGCCTTCATGAACTGGGTATGTCAATATTGAGGAGAATTATAGAATTGTATAAGTCatcctttttctattttcacgACAACCATATTGATATATTTAAGACGGAGTGGAAAGTCGAGTACCTTTTGTTAAAATTTGTTAATGAAAAATTATTGTTGGCAATTAAGACAAATCAACATTGACCGATATGTTTTTACGTAGATTAACAAAGATGTTTTAATAACACAATTTTGTTTTACTCCTTTATTGTTCCCGAAATGACCCAATTTTTATTATGAACAAAGATGGGAAACAATGGAGTTGCTTTCAACAACATCCCTGTTATGCTCAAGGAATTGCTGAGATATTGTTAGACCCAGCTTTCTCTCTTGATATTTATTTACAACTTTCCAATAAACTTAGAAATATTGATATTtacatttaaattatttatttagatAGTTCAAGAGACTTCTCGATTCTGTTTAAGAAAAAACTTCtgttatcttttattttaactAACTACTTCTTCAAAAATATTATATCACACCTATTAGTGTTACTGCCATAATCTTTTTGTAGAATAATGTATTTTAGAAAACTAATGTCAAAATTAGAGTGAAGccaaactattgacaaaaacaGAGTAGTTATGTGGAAGTCGTGGACGGGTTTGCGTGGACCccactttttttattttaaaatttaaagatattaaatatatatatttttttaatatttaatatgtGGGCCCCACacgtttttaatttttaaatttaaagtattTGTGCGGCGATTGAGGCGAGGAGAAATCGAAAAGATAGGGTGGAGGACGTCGGCGAGCGACAGGGGAAATTGCAGACGGCGGCGAGGTAAAGTGGAGGACGGCGGCAATTGACGGGGTAGGAAAATGGAGACGGCGGCGAAAAATGAATCCCGTCGACCGCGGTGGTCATCTTCTCAGTCCTCGGATTCAATCTCGTCGACAGTTAAACACATCGGTTTTTTCTGTAGCTCGTCTAGTGAGGAGATATTCCGGCGCGTAGTAACCCATTGTGCCAACCGCGACGGTGGCGTCTGGAGATTTATCGatataatatctttaaaattaaaaacatgtgggacccacgtattaaatatgaaataaataaaaaaatatattcaatatcTTTAAAACCTGTGGGACTCAcctattaatattaaataaataaaaaaaatattcaatatctttaaattttaaaataaaggaAGTGGGGTCAACGCAAGCAAAGATTTTCACAAAACTACcatatttttgtcaatagtttggCTTCCAccctattttttaaattaattttttaaaatacattattttaaaaaaagatccCTACTGCCACATTGAACACTATAAATACAAACAAATAACCCATCTAACGTTGAATCCATAGTTTCCCCAAGTCACCCATAGTAAAAACCAAattgaaaaagagagagagagtaacTTTTCCGACCATAGAAGATTTTGATTTGGTAAAGATATTGTTATACCAAAGCTTACTTGGAAGCTTTTAAATTGTAGTTATGAtggaaattgaaaattttcatcGATTTTATTCCCTATCAGTGAGATTACACTTGAGTTGAAAAGTTGTGTTAACTTTAGAAAATAACTAACATGTGCTATTTAGTTTTCACATCATAACAATGAAGGGACAGAACCTACTTATCATCAAAAGCACTAAAATCATTGTTGGTCTAACATAAAATGAACAACCTCCCCTTCTACTCATCCAAACTTTAGTTtgactaataaaataatattgaCTGTCAGAGAATTAGGACAACAATATTGGTTATATCTGTCATAGCATCATTCTGTGATATgagaaaaaagaatcaaattgACAGATCCATCACATTACAACATATAAGGATGATCTATCTTTACGCATGTAGTTTCATATGTAAGAGTTGCAGGGTACCATCTCGAATAAGTCGCATTAAAGGTTTAGTTGAAGCAAATAATAATGGAAATGGCTTACAAGATTGAAAAATGTAACGTTTTCAAACTAATCTAATTTGGGCCAGCTTGCTTTAACATCTAAAAGCAAAAATGATCTGTATCTTTCCATTCAAAGATTCCAATTTAAACAATAAAAAGATTACAGATGAGTTTCTCATAAAAGTGAGAAGCTGAGACTTCTTAAAGTGTTGCAAGTAGTCTTAATTACTAATACAATAACACACAGTATTTTATTTAACAATATGGtatccaataataaataattgaaaagcATAAAATAGGGATACACTTGCAAGCATTGTTATTGAACTAAAGGGGTCCTTATCGGTAAAAGACATATCACATAAACTTAGCAGTAACTTGATGCAATGTTTTGGATCATCTATCAttaagattttcttttaatataacAAACATAACTCTCATTATCAAGGAGAAagacggggggggggggggggggggggggggggggggggacaCACAAAAACAACTAACAGAAATCAGGAAAAGAGCCCAACTAGTATAAATTTGAGTTAGGTTCAGGTTGtaattacaaaagaatttaGAGGTAAAAGACAAAGTTGAAGTAGAAAGAGTAACCAATCCAGGCTAGTTTCTTGATCATGAAAGGTTCCAGAGTTTCTTTCAAATCACAAGCACCAAAAAAAGGCAAAGATTGAACTAGACCAAAGGATTTTTGTGATTTTGTCTGAACATTTAACTAAGGACCGTTAGTGTAGAAGGGCATTGGAAGCTTTCTTGGGCCAACACCAATGCACTTTGAACAAGCTAAACAGACTCTCCCCCAACGATAATCAGCAAAGGAGCACCATTGCATTTTGAACAGCCCCTTTGATGCTAACAATCTCTGTTCAACATTGCAAGAAACAGTGACCTTAAATTATCATCCATAGGCAATGTTATCATATCAGAATTTACTACTTATTCAAGAGAACAAAAATTTAGAACATTTTGTCAACGAGTCAAAAGTGAATGCAGAGAGTTTACAGTCGATAACagtaaacaaataaatttttttaaaaaaaagtccTACGTACCATCATTCAACTGTTTCCTGCCAAAATGTTGGGGAGAGAATTAAAATTGAAGGAGTCAATATGATGAACATGAAGATGTTTCTCAACTTTAACACTTTGATCAGTCAATATCTCCGCGCTCTTAGTCTTGGGGTCATACAGTATTAAATGGAGTCCCGCAAGAAGACACAATATCTTCCCATCTTCACAAGCTTTGATGGGATCGAGCTGAGATACTCCCCAAGGTTGGTGAGGATGGTCAGGATGACACAAATTTCTTGGACTAGATATAACAAATGCTTTAATCCATGAAAAATTATCTTTCATCTTCCACACCTGGTACTTGTTATTCTTGGAAACAGTTAGATAGAGGGTACCATCAAAAACTCCAAAGAAAAAATGACCACCGAGATGTTGGGGACATGAAATTTTCTCTAGATTCTCATTTTCTATATCCAAACGGTAAATGGTACTAATAGAAGAATCATGTGGGTCCGGCTGGTTTGCGACCCAGTAGAGGCCTCCATTGAAATAAACGCCATGGTCTTCAACGACAAGAGAAGGCAAAAACCCAACAGAGGTCCAAACTTGGTAAATAGAACCAAACGCAAAAATCTCTACTAAGGTAGTGGATTCATCGGGTCTAAAGGAGGTTCTTGCTATTTTGTACTGCTTTTTTTTAGGATTGAATCCTAATCCGTAGCTATATAGTCTACCACAACAACAATGTGATTTCGATTTCTCAGCGGGAAATTTGAAGTACTCGTTTGTCATGGGGTTT contains:
- the LOC103484583 gene encoding putative F-box protein At3g21120; amino-acid sequence: MEKKWKGEIKKLSNSEFPPDNIIQVILSKVPLFNLTSCRLVCKSWNNLVLTCKFDPSLFISLAYDCPSRTLYCVDFDPMYSEGMNSVGSFSFHPKFSTSSSSISIINACNGLLSLLISKRKPGSVSYVLGILNPMTNEYFKFPAEKSKSHCCCGRLYSYGLGFNPKKKQYKIARTSFRPDESTTLVEIFAFGSIYQVWTSVGFLPSLVVEDHGVYFNGGLYWVANQPDPHDSSISTIYRLDIENENLEKISCPQHLGGHFFFGVFDGTLYLTVSKNNKYQVWKMKDNFSWIKAFVISSPRNLCHPDHPHQPWGVSQLDPIKACEDGKILCLLAGLHLILYDPKTKSAEILTDQSVKVEKHLHVHHIDSFNFNSLPNILAGNS
- the LOC103485324 gene encoding cysteine-rich receptor-like protein kinase 44, with the translated sequence MGTPKNFLFLCFILVFMVATTISQREIVARSCSNSGNYTTNSIYKQNLDTLLSSIASNTDIDYGFYNFSEGQQPDRVNAIALCLADLTVEECRSCIRNSTRRILEDCPNQKEAIGWYTVCMVRYSNRSIFGVWVDRVLGPTFVSGRTTSDIDVYTRSLRTLLQRLRNEAASGDSRHKYAVGEIEATNLDNIFGFVQCTPDLSSMDCNNCLMKAAENVPNGSTGTRIFSTNCFLRYETNDIFYDIQSLPPTAGGGGATSPPMSSPPPPPPLPPKPGITARTVIIIVVSIVSVIILVVAIFIILRLRKRKNRKSTDKFEGVVIGDTTDEISSVETIQFDFETIKIATNDFSSENKLGQGGFGAVYKGKLPNGQRIAVKRLANNSQQGDVEFKNEVLLVVKLQHRNLVRLLGFCLQKTERLLIYEFVPNASLDQFIFDFTKRTLLDWERRFKIINGTARGLLYLHEDSRLRIIHRDLKASNILLDEEMNPKIADFGMARLFEVDETQGNTSRIVGTYGYMAPEYLMHGQFSVKSDVFSFGVLILEIVSGKKNNCFRNGEKIEDLSSFAWKNWKAGTTKNVIDSTLSVGSNVEMLRCIHIGLLCVQENAADRPTMAAVVLMLSSMSLNLPVPLEPAFFMHSNVDESTTQSKINQWLEMNEKASDHSESVPLQSLSNDASISELNPR